A part of Amphiprion ocellaris isolate individual 3 ecotype Okinawa chromosome 16, ASM2253959v1, whole genome shotgun sequence genomic DNA contains:
- the ppp2r5d gene encoding serine/threonine-protein phosphatase 2A 56 kDa regulatory subunit delta isoform isoform X4 yields the protein MPNKTKKEKETTKSAKSSSKNSNSGGKEGAENSEEQQSGSKRPSNSTPPPTQLNKIKYSGGPQLVKKERRQSSSRFSLTKNRELQKLPALKDAPPVDREELFVQKLRQCCVLFDFVSDPLSDLKYKEVKRAGLNEMVEYITHNSDVVTESIYPEAVTMFSVNLFRTLPPSSNPTGAEFDPEEDEPTLEAAWPHLQLVYEFFLRFLESPDFQPNVAKKYIDQKFVLSLLELFDSEDPRERDFLKTILHRIYGKFLGLRAYIRRQINNIFYRFIYETEHHNGIAELLEILGSIINGFALPLKEEHKMFLIRVLLPLHKVKSLSVYHPQLAYCVVQFLEKDSSLTEPVIMGLLKFWPKTHSPKEVMFLNELEEILDVIEPSEFVKVQEPLFRQLAKCVSSPHFQVAERALYYWNNEYIMSLISDNAAKILPIMFPALYKNSKSHWNKTIHGLIYNALKLFMEMNQKLFDDCTQQYKAEKQKEKYKLKEREEIWHKIEELARQNPQSNKLHPLHPGLHPQDQYLLYSDAVAVYSMETETPTAEDIQLLKKTVETEASQIKHQASDA from the exons ATGCCGAACAAAACCAAGAAGGAGAAG gaAACGACCAAATCTGCCAAAAGCAGCTCGAAGAACAGCAACAGTGGCGGGAAGGAGGGGGCGGAGAACTCTGAGGAG cagcagagtgGCAGTAAACGTCCCAGCAACAGCACACCTCCACCCACCCAGCTCAACAAGATCAAGTACTCTGGAGGACCTCAGCTGGTGAAGAAGGAACGCCGCCAGAGCTCCTCTCGCTTCAGCCTGACCAAGAACAGGGAGCTGCAGAAGCTACCTGCCCTCAAAG ATGCACCCCCTGTGGACCGGGAGGAGCTGTTCGTTCAGAAGCTGCGTCAGTGCTGCGTTCTGTTCGACTTCGTCAGCGACCCGCTCAGCGACCTCAAGTACAAGGAGGTGAAGAGGGCGGGGCTTAACGAGATGGTGGAGTACATCACGCACAACAGCGACGTGGTGACCGAGTCCATCTACCCCGAAGCCGTCACCATG TTTTCAGTCAACCTGTTCCGTACTCTTCCTCCATCCTCGAACCCAACCGGAGCGGAGTTTGACCCCGAGGAGGACGAGCCGACGCTGGAGGCGGCCTGGCCTCACCTGCAG CTGGTGTACGAGTTCTTCCTCCGGTTCCTCGAGTCTCCAGACTTTCAGCCAAACGTTGCCAAAAAATACATCGACCAAAAGTTTGTTCTTTCG ctgctggagctgTTTGACAGCGAGGAtcccagagagagagacttcCTGAAGACCATCCTCCACCGGATCTACGGGAAGTTCCTCGGCCTGCGGGCCTACATCCGCCGACAGATCAACAACATCTTCTACAG GTTTATCTATGAGACGGAACATCACAACGGGATCGCAGAACTGCTGGAGATCCTGGGCAG CATCATTAACGGCTTCGCTCTGCCACTGAAAGAAGAACACAAGATGTTCCTGATCCGAGTTCTGCTGCCTCTGCATAAAGTGAAGTCGCTGAGCGTCTACCACCCTCAG CTGGCCTACTGTGTGGTCCAGTTCCTGGAGAAGGACAGCAGCCTGACGGAGCCG GTGATCATGGGTCTGCTGAAGTTCTGGCCAAAGACCCACAGTCCGAAGGAGGTGATGTTCCTGAACGAGCTGGAGGAGATTCTGGACGTCATCGAGCCGTCGGAGTTCGTTAAAGTCCAGGAGCCGCTGTTCCGGCAGCTCGCCAAGTGTGTCTCCAGCCCACACTTCCAG gtaGCAGAGAGAGCTCTGTATTACTGGAACAACGAGTACATCATGAGTCTGATCAGTGACAACGCTGCTAAGATCCTCCCCATCATGTTCCCCGCCCTCTACAAGAACTCCAAGAGCCACTGGAACAA GACCATCCACGGTCTAATCTACAATGCCCTGAAGCTCTTCATGGAGATGAACCAGAAGCTGTTTGATGACTGCACACAGCAGTACAAAGCTGAGAAGCAGAA aGAGAAATATAAgctgaaggagagagaggagatcTGGCACAAGATAGAAGAACTGGCCCGACAGAACCCTCAG AGCAATAAGCTCCACCCTCTCCACCCAGGACTCCACCCACAAGACCAG tacCTGTTGTACAGCGATGCAGTCGCTGTGTACTCGATGGAAACAGAGACTCCAACAGCTGAAGACATCCAGCTGCTGAAGAAGACTGTAGAGACTGAAGCCTCACAG
- the ppp2r5d gene encoding serine/threonine-protein phosphatase 2A 56 kDa regulatory subunit delta isoform isoform X3, giving the protein MPNKTKKEKETTKSAKSSSKNSNSGGKEGAENSEEQQSGSKRPSNSTPPPTQLNKIKYSGGPQLVKKERRQSSSRFSLTKNRELQKLPALKDAPPVDREELFVQKLRQCCVLFDFVSDPLSDLKYKEVKRAGLNEMVEYITHNSDVVTESIYPEAVTMFSVNLFRTLPPSSNPTGAEFDPEEDEPTLEAAWPHLQLVYEFFLRFLESPDFQPNVAKKYIDQKFVLSLLELFDSEDPRERDFLKTILHRIYGKFLGLRAYIRRQINNIFYRFIYETEHHNGIAELLEILGSIINGFALPLKEEHKMFLIRVLLPLHKVKSLSVYHPQVIMGLLKFWPKTHSPKEVMFLNELEEILDVIEPSEFVKVQEPLFRQLAKCVSSPHFQVAERALYYWNNEYIMSLISDNAAKILPIMFPALYKNSKSHWNKTIHGLIYNALKLFMEMNQKLFDDCTQQYKAEKQKEKYKLKEREEIWHKIEELARQNPQSNKLHPLHPGLHPQDQYLLYSDAVAVYSMETETPTAEDIQLLKKTVETEASQGVKDLRKEKVLMRRKSELPQDVYTIKALEAHKRAEEYLTANQEAL; this is encoded by the exons ATGCCGAACAAAACCAAGAAGGAGAAG gaAACGACCAAATCTGCCAAAAGCAGCTCGAAGAACAGCAACAGTGGCGGGAAGGAGGGGGCGGAGAACTCTGAGGAG cagcagagtgGCAGTAAACGTCCCAGCAACAGCACACCTCCACCCACCCAGCTCAACAAGATCAAGTACTCTGGAGGACCTCAGCTGGTGAAGAAGGAACGCCGCCAGAGCTCCTCTCGCTTCAGCCTGACCAAGAACAGGGAGCTGCAGAAGCTACCTGCCCTCAAAG ATGCACCCCCTGTGGACCGGGAGGAGCTGTTCGTTCAGAAGCTGCGTCAGTGCTGCGTTCTGTTCGACTTCGTCAGCGACCCGCTCAGCGACCTCAAGTACAAGGAGGTGAAGAGGGCGGGGCTTAACGAGATGGTGGAGTACATCACGCACAACAGCGACGTGGTGACCGAGTCCATCTACCCCGAAGCCGTCACCATG TTTTCAGTCAACCTGTTCCGTACTCTTCCTCCATCCTCGAACCCAACCGGAGCGGAGTTTGACCCCGAGGAGGACGAGCCGACGCTGGAGGCGGCCTGGCCTCACCTGCAG CTGGTGTACGAGTTCTTCCTCCGGTTCCTCGAGTCTCCAGACTTTCAGCCAAACGTTGCCAAAAAATACATCGACCAAAAGTTTGTTCTTTCG ctgctggagctgTTTGACAGCGAGGAtcccagagagagagacttcCTGAAGACCATCCTCCACCGGATCTACGGGAAGTTCCTCGGCCTGCGGGCCTACATCCGCCGACAGATCAACAACATCTTCTACAG GTTTATCTATGAGACGGAACATCACAACGGGATCGCAGAACTGCTGGAGATCCTGGGCAG CATCATTAACGGCTTCGCTCTGCCACTGAAAGAAGAACACAAGATGTTCCTGATCCGAGTTCTGCTGCCTCTGCATAAAGTGAAGTCGCTGAGCGTCTACCACCCTCAG GTGATCATGGGTCTGCTGAAGTTCTGGCCAAAGACCCACAGTCCGAAGGAGGTGATGTTCCTGAACGAGCTGGAGGAGATTCTGGACGTCATCGAGCCGTCGGAGTTCGTTAAAGTCCAGGAGCCGCTGTTCCGGCAGCTCGCCAAGTGTGTCTCCAGCCCACACTTCCAG gtaGCAGAGAGAGCTCTGTATTACTGGAACAACGAGTACATCATGAGTCTGATCAGTGACAACGCTGCTAAGATCCTCCCCATCATGTTCCCCGCCCTCTACAAGAACTCCAAGAGCCACTGGAACAA GACCATCCACGGTCTAATCTACAATGCCCTGAAGCTCTTCATGGAGATGAACCAGAAGCTGTTTGATGACTGCACACAGCAGTACAAAGCTGAGAAGCAGAA aGAGAAATATAAgctgaaggagagagaggagatcTGGCACAAGATAGAAGAACTGGCCCGACAGAACCCTCAG AGCAATAAGCTCCACCCTCTCCACCCAGGACTCCACCCACAAGACCAG tacCTGTTGTACAGCGATGCAGTCGCTGTGTACTCGATGGAAACAGAGACTCCAACAGCTGAAGACATCCAGCTGCTGAAGAAGACTGTAGAGACTGAAGCCTCACAG
- the ppp2r5d gene encoding serine/threonine-protein phosphatase 2A 56 kDa regulatory subunit delta isoform isoform X5, with protein sequence MPNKTKKEKETTKSAKSSSKNSNSGGKEGAENSEEQQSGSKRPSNSTPPPTQLNKIKYSGGPQLVKKERRQSSSRFSLTKNRELQKLPALKDAPPVDREELFVQKLRQCCVLFDFVSDPLSDLKYKEVKRAGLNEMVEYITHNSDVVTESIYPEAVTMFSVNLFRTLPPSSNPTGAEFDPEEDEPTLEAAWPHLQLVYEFFLRFLESPDFQPNVAKKYIDQKFVLSLLELFDSEDPRERDFLKTILHRIYGKFLGLRAYIRRQINNIFYRFIYETEHHNGIAELLEILGSIINGFALPLKEEHKMFLIRVLLPLHKVKSLSVYHPQLAYCVVQFLEKDSSLTEPVIMGLLKFWPKTHSPKEVMFLNELEEILDVIEPSEFVKVQEPLFRQLAKCVSSPHFQVAERALYYWNNEYIMSLISDNAAKILPIMFPALYKNSKSHWNKTIHGLIYNALKLFMEMNQKLFDDCTQQYKAEKQKEKYKLKEREEIWHKIEELARQNPQSNKLHPLHPGLHPQDQVTLIPVVQRCSRCVLDGNRDSNS encoded by the exons ATGCCGAACAAAACCAAGAAGGAGAAG gaAACGACCAAATCTGCCAAAAGCAGCTCGAAGAACAGCAACAGTGGCGGGAAGGAGGGGGCGGAGAACTCTGAGGAG cagcagagtgGCAGTAAACGTCCCAGCAACAGCACACCTCCACCCACCCAGCTCAACAAGATCAAGTACTCTGGAGGACCTCAGCTGGTGAAGAAGGAACGCCGCCAGAGCTCCTCTCGCTTCAGCCTGACCAAGAACAGGGAGCTGCAGAAGCTACCTGCCCTCAAAG ATGCACCCCCTGTGGACCGGGAGGAGCTGTTCGTTCAGAAGCTGCGTCAGTGCTGCGTTCTGTTCGACTTCGTCAGCGACCCGCTCAGCGACCTCAAGTACAAGGAGGTGAAGAGGGCGGGGCTTAACGAGATGGTGGAGTACATCACGCACAACAGCGACGTGGTGACCGAGTCCATCTACCCCGAAGCCGTCACCATG TTTTCAGTCAACCTGTTCCGTACTCTTCCTCCATCCTCGAACCCAACCGGAGCGGAGTTTGACCCCGAGGAGGACGAGCCGACGCTGGAGGCGGCCTGGCCTCACCTGCAG CTGGTGTACGAGTTCTTCCTCCGGTTCCTCGAGTCTCCAGACTTTCAGCCAAACGTTGCCAAAAAATACATCGACCAAAAGTTTGTTCTTTCG ctgctggagctgTTTGACAGCGAGGAtcccagagagagagacttcCTGAAGACCATCCTCCACCGGATCTACGGGAAGTTCCTCGGCCTGCGGGCCTACATCCGCCGACAGATCAACAACATCTTCTACAG GTTTATCTATGAGACGGAACATCACAACGGGATCGCAGAACTGCTGGAGATCCTGGGCAG CATCATTAACGGCTTCGCTCTGCCACTGAAAGAAGAACACAAGATGTTCCTGATCCGAGTTCTGCTGCCTCTGCATAAAGTGAAGTCGCTGAGCGTCTACCACCCTCAG CTGGCCTACTGTGTGGTCCAGTTCCTGGAGAAGGACAGCAGCCTGACGGAGCCG GTGATCATGGGTCTGCTGAAGTTCTGGCCAAAGACCCACAGTCCGAAGGAGGTGATGTTCCTGAACGAGCTGGAGGAGATTCTGGACGTCATCGAGCCGTCGGAGTTCGTTAAAGTCCAGGAGCCGCTGTTCCGGCAGCTCGCCAAGTGTGTCTCCAGCCCACACTTCCAG gtaGCAGAGAGAGCTCTGTATTACTGGAACAACGAGTACATCATGAGTCTGATCAGTGACAACGCTGCTAAGATCCTCCCCATCATGTTCCCCGCCCTCTACAAGAACTCCAAGAGCCACTGGAACAA GACCATCCACGGTCTAATCTACAATGCCCTGAAGCTCTTCATGGAGATGAACCAGAAGCTGTTTGATGACTGCACACAGCAGTACAAAGCTGAGAAGCAGAA aGAGAAATATAAgctgaaggagagagaggagatcTGGCACAAGATAGAAGAACTGGCCCGACAGAACCCTCAG AGCAATAAGCTCCACCCTCTCCACCCAGGACTCCACCCACAAGACCAGGTGACACTGA tacCTGTTGTACAGCGATGCAGTCGCTGTGTACTCGATGGAAACAGAGACTCCAACAGCTGA
- the ppp2r5d gene encoding serine/threonine-protein phosphatase 2A 56 kDa regulatory subunit delta isoform isoform X2, whose translation MPNKTKKEKETTKSAKSSSKNSNSGGKEGAENSEEQSGSKRPSNSTPPPTQLNKIKYSGGPQLVKKERRQSSSRFSLTKNRELQKLPALKDAPPVDREELFVQKLRQCCVLFDFVSDPLSDLKYKEVKRAGLNEMVEYITHNSDVVTESIYPEAVTMFSVNLFRTLPPSSNPTGAEFDPEEDEPTLEAAWPHLQLVYEFFLRFLESPDFQPNVAKKYIDQKFVLSLLELFDSEDPRERDFLKTILHRIYGKFLGLRAYIRRQINNIFYRFIYETEHHNGIAELLEILGSIINGFALPLKEEHKMFLIRVLLPLHKVKSLSVYHPQLAYCVVQFLEKDSSLTEPVIMGLLKFWPKTHSPKEVMFLNELEEILDVIEPSEFVKVQEPLFRQLAKCVSSPHFQVAERALYYWNNEYIMSLISDNAAKILPIMFPALYKNSKSHWNKTIHGLIYNALKLFMEMNQKLFDDCTQQYKAEKQKEKYKLKEREEIWHKIEELARQNPQSNKLHPLHPGLHPQDQYLLYSDAVAVYSMETETPTAEDIQLLKKTVETEASQGVKDLRKEKVLMRRKSELPQDVYTIKALEAHKRAEEYLTANQEAL comes from the exons ATGCCGAACAAAACCAAGAAGGAGAAG gaAACGACCAAATCTGCCAAAAGCAGCTCGAAGAACAGCAACAGTGGCGGGAAGGAGGGGGCGGAGAACTCTGAGGAG cagagtgGCAGTAAACGTCCCAGCAACAGCACACCTCCACCCACCCAGCTCAACAAGATCAAGTACTCTGGAGGACCTCAGCTGGTGAAGAAGGAACGCCGCCAGAGCTCCTCTCGCTTCAGCCTGACCAAGAACAGGGAGCTGCAGAAGCTACCTGCCCTCAAAG ATGCACCCCCTGTGGACCGGGAGGAGCTGTTCGTTCAGAAGCTGCGTCAGTGCTGCGTTCTGTTCGACTTCGTCAGCGACCCGCTCAGCGACCTCAAGTACAAGGAGGTGAAGAGGGCGGGGCTTAACGAGATGGTGGAGTACATCACGCACAACAGCGACGTGGTGACCGAGTCCATCTACCCCGAAGCCGTCACCATG TTTTCAGTCAACCTGTTCCGTACTCTTCCTCCATCCTCGAACCCAACCGGAGCGGAGTTTGACCCCGAGGAGGACGAGCCGACGCTGGAGGCGGCCTGGCCTCACCTGCAG CTGGTGTACGAGTTCTTCCTCCGGTTCCTCGAGTCTCCAGACTTTCAGCCAAACGTTGCCAAAAAATACATCGACCAAAAGTTTGTTCTTTCG ctgctggagctgTTTGACAGCGAGGAtcccagagagagagacttcCTGAAGACCATCCTCCACCGGATCTACGGGAAGTTCCTCGGCCTGCGGGCCTACATCCGCCGACAGATCAACAACATCTTCTACAG GTTTATCTATGAGACGGAACATCACAACGGGATCGCAGAACTGCTGGAGATCCTGGGCAG CATCATTAACGGCTTCGCTCTGCCACTGAAAGAAGAACACAAGATGTTCCTGATCCGAGTTCTGCTGCCTCTGCATAAAGTGAAGTCGCTGAGCGTCTACCACCCTCAG CTGGCCTACTGTGTGGTCCAGTTCCTGGAGAAGGACAGCAGCCTGACGGAGCCG GTGATCATGGGTCTGCTGAAGTTCTGGCCAAAGACCCACAGTCCGAAGGAGGTGATGTTCCTGAACGAGCTGGAGGAGATTCTGGACGTCATCGAGCCGTCGGAGTTCGTTAAAGTCCAGGAGCCGCTGTTCCGGCAGCTCGCCAAGTGTGTCTCCAGCCCACACTTCCAG gtaGCAGAGAGAGCTCTGTATTACTGGAACAACGAGTACATCATGAGTCTGATCAGTGACAACGCTGCTAAGATCCTCCCCATCATGTTCCCCGCCCTCTACAAGAACTCCAAGAGCCACTGGAACAA GACCATCCACGGTCTAATCTACAATGCCCTGAAGCTCTTCATGGAGATGAACCAGAAGCTGTTTGATGACTGCACACAGCAGTACAAAGCTGAGAAGCAGAA aGAGAAATATAAgctgaaggagagagaggagatcTGGCACAAGATAGAAGAACTGGCCCGACAGAACCCTCAG AGCAATAAGCTCCACCCTCTCCACCCAGGACTCCACCCACAAGACCAG tacCTGTTGTACAGCGATGCAGTCGCTGTGTACTCGATGGAAACAGAGACTCCAACAGCTGAAGACATCCAGCTGCTGAAGAAGACTGTAGAGACTGAAGCCTCACAG
- the ppp2r5d gene encoding serine/threonine-protein phosphatase 2A 56 kDa regulatory subunit delta isoform isoform X1: MPNKTKKEKETTKSAKSSSKNSNSGGKEGAENSEEQQSGSKRPSNSTPPPTQLNKIKYSGGPQLVKKERRQSSSRFSLTKNRELQKLPALKDAPPVDREELFVQKLRQCCVLFDFVSDPLSDLKYKEVKRAGLNEMVEYITHNSDVVTESIYPEAVTMFSVNLFRTLPPSSNPTGAEFDPEEDEPTLEAAWPHLQLVYEFFLRFLESPDFQPNVAKKYIDQKFVLSLLELFDSEDPRERDFLKTILHRIYGKFLGLRAYIRRQINNIFYRFIYETEHHNGIAELLEILGSIINGFALPLKEEHKMFLIRVLLPLHKVKSLSVYHPQLAYCVVQFLEKDSSLTEPVIMGLLKFWPKTHSPKEVMFLNELEEILDVIEPSEFVKVQEPLFRQLAKCVSSPHFQVAERALYYWNNEYIMSLISDNAAKILPIMFPALYKNSKSHWNKTIHGLIYNALKLFMEMNQKLFDDCTQQYKAEKQKEKYKLKEREEIWHKIEELARQNPQSNKLHPLHPGLHPQDQYLLYSDAVAVYSMETETPTAEDIQLLKKTVETEASQGVKDLRKEKVLMRRKSELPQDVYTIKALEAHKRAEEYLTANQEAL, translated from the exons ATGCCGAACAAAACCAAGAAGGAGAAG gaAACGACCAAATCTGCCAAAAGCAGCTCGAAGAACAGCAACAGTGGCGGGAAGGAGGGGGCGGAGAACTCTGAGGAG cagcagagtgGCAGTAAACGTCCCAGCAACAGCACACCTCCACCCACCCAGCTCAACAAGATCAAGTACTCTGGAGGACCTCAGCTGGTGAAGAAGGAACGCCGCCAGAGCTCCTCTCGCTTCAGCCTGACCAAGAACAGGGAGCTGCAGAAGCTACCTGCCCTCAAAG ATGCACCCCCTGTGGACCGGGAGGAGCTGTTCGTTCAGAAGCTGCGTCAGTGCTGCGTTCTGTTCGACTTCGTCAGCGACCCGCTCAGCGACCTCAAGTACAAGGAGGTGAAGAGGGCGGGGCTTAACGAGATGGTGGAGTACATCACGCACAACAGCGACGTGGTGACCGAGTCCATCTACCCCGAAGCCGTCACCATG TTTTCAGTCAACCTGTTCCGTACTCTTCCTCCATCCTCGAACCCAACCGGAGCGGAGTTTGACCCCGAGGAGGACGAGCCGACGCTGGAGGCGGCCTGGCCTCACCTGCAG CTGGTGTACGAGTTCTTCCTCCGGTTCCTCGAGTCTCCAGACTTTCAGCCAAACGTTGCCAAAAAATACATCGACCAAAAGTTTGTTCTTTCG ctgctggagctgTTTGACAGCGAGGAtcccagagagagagacttcCTGAAGACCATCCTCCACCGGATCTACGGGAAGTTCCTCGGCCTGCGGGCCTACATCCGCCGACAGATCAACAACATCTTCTACAG GTTTATCTATGAGACGGAACATCACAACGGGATCGCAGAACTGCTGGAGATCCTGGGCAG CATCATTAACGGCTTCGCTCTGCCACTGAAAGAAGAACACAAGATGTTCCTGATCCGAGTTCTGCTGCCTCTGCATAAAGTGAAGTCGCTGAGCGTCTACCACCCTCAG CTGGCCTACTGTGTGGTCCAGTTCCTGGAGAAGGACAGCAGCCTGACGGAGCCG GTGATCATGGGTCTGCTGAAGTTCTGGCCAAAGACCCACAGTCCGAAGGAGGTGATGTTCCTGAACGAGCTGGAGGAGATTCTGGACGTCATCGAGCCGTCGGAGTTCGTTAAAGTCCAGGAGCCGCTGTTCCGGCAGCTCGCCAAGTGTGTCTCCAGCCCACACTTCCAG gtaGCAGAGAGAGCTCTGTATTACTGGAACAACGAGTACATCATGAGTCTGATCAGTGACAACGCTGCTAAGATCCTCCCCATCATGTTCCCCGCCCTCTACAAGAACTCCAAGAGCCACTGGAACAA GACCATCCACGGTCTAATCTACAATGCCCTGAAGCTCTTCATGGAGATGAACCAGAAGCTGTTTGATGACTGCACACAGCAGTACAAAGCTGAGAAGCAGAA aGAGAAATATAAgctgaaggagagagaggagatcTGGCACAAGATAGAAGAACTGGCCCGACAGAACCCTCAG AGCAATAAGCTCCACCCTCTCCACCCAGGACTCCACCCACAAGACCAG tacCTGTTGTACAGCGATGCAGTCGCTGTGTACTCGATGGAAACAGAGACTCCAACAGCTGAAGACATCCAGCTGCTGAAGAAGACTGTAGAGACTGAAGCCTCACAG